DNA sequence from the Streptomyces tsukubensis genome:
CCGCGCCCTGCGCTACGGAGACGTACGGGCCACCGACACCACCGCCCTCGCCGAGGTCGCCACCGGCCTCGCGGAACGGATCTGCGTAGGACTGCCGCCCGCCTGCACCGGTCTCGACGCCGACGGCGCCGCCGCGATGCGCCGCCATCTCGACGCCGTGCACGGGGCCGTCGGCCTGCTCCCCGGCGACGGCGGGCTCACCGGCCGCTGGCGGACCGTCCTGCTCTCCCTCGCGGGCCGGACCACCGCCGCCGGGATCATCCGGGGCCGGGCCGCCCGGCTCCTCCTCGACGACGGCGCCCTCGCCGAGGACGAGGCCGCCCGGCTGATGGGCCTCGCCCTCTCGCCCGGCACCCCGCCCGCCGAGGCCGCCGCGTGGATCGAAGGGTTCGTCGGCGGCGGCGCGGGCGGCGGAATGCTCCTCGTCCATGACGAGCGCCTCCTCGGCCTCGTCGACGACTGGCTGACCACGGTCCCGCCGGAGTCCTTCACCGATGTGCTGCCGCTGCTGCGCCGCACCTTCTCCGCCTACGAGCCCGGGGTCCGACGCACCCTCGGCGAACTGGTCCGGCGCGGCGCCGCGACAGGCGTCCGGTCCGCCGCTGCCGGTTCCACCACGGCAGGCGCCGGAGCACCGGGCTTCGGCACCGGCCTCGACGGCGGGCGCGCCGATGCCGTGCTGCCGGTGCTGAGGCTGCTGCTGGGCACCACCGACGACCGTTTCGACAACCTCCTGGGGGTGGGGGCATGACCACCGACACCACGACCACCGGCCCGGAGACCGGCCCGGCCGCAGACGCGGGCGCCGGAGCCGGGTCCGAGGCCGCCGCGGAGCGGCTGCGCCGCTGGCGGCTGGTGCTCGGCGGCGGTTCCGCCGACGGCACCGGCTGTGCGCTCACCGGCCGCGACCAGGCCATGGACGCCACCCTCGCCGCGCTCTACGGCAGCGGGGACGGCTCCGCGGGCGGCCGCAGGGGCTCCGGCCGGGGCGCCGGGCTCGGCGCCTCCGCGCCCTCCGTCGCCCGTTGGCTCGGTGACATCCGTACGTACTTCCCCACCTCCGTCGTCCAGGTCATGCAGCGCGACGCCATCGACCGGCTCGACCTCTCGGCCCTGCTCCTGGAGCCGGAGATGCTGGAGGCCGTCGAGGCCGACGTCCATCTCGTCGGCACCCTCCTCTCCCTCAACCGGGCCATGCCCGAGACCACCAAGGAGACCGCCCGGGCCGTGGTCCGCAAGGTCGTCGAGAAGCTGGAGAAGCAGCTCGCCACCCGGACCCGGTCGACCCTGACGGGCGCCCTCGACCGCTCCGCCCGGATCAGCCGCCCCCGCCACCGGGACATCGACTGGGACCGGACGATCCGCGCCAACCTGAAGAACTACCTCCCCGAGTACCGCACGGTCGTCCCCGAGCGCCTCGTCGGCTACGGCCGTGCCTCCCGGGCGGTCAAGAAGGAGGTGGTGCTCTGTATCGACCAATCGGGTTCCATGGCGGCGTCGGTGGTCTACGCATCCGTGTTCGGAGCGGTCCTCGCCTCCATGCGCTCCCTCGCCACCCGGCTGGTCGTCTTCGACACCGCCGTGGTGGATCTGACCGACCAGCTCGACGATCCGGTCGACGTCCTCTTCGGCACCCGGCTCGGCGGTGGTACGGACATCAACCGGGCCCTCGCCTACTGCCAGGAGCGCATCACCCGCCCGGCCGACACGGTGGTGGTGCTGATCAGCGATCTGTACGAGGGCGGCATCCGCGACGAGATGCTGAAGCGGGTCGCGGCGATGAAGGCCGCCGGGGTGCAGTTCGTGGCCCTGCTCGCGCTCTCCGACGAGGGCGCCCCCGCCTACGACCGGGAGCATGCGGCCGCCCTGGCCGAGCTGGGCGCACCGGCCTTCGCCTGCACCCCGGATCTCTTCCCCGACATCATGGCGGCTGCCGTCGAACGCCGTCCGCTGCCGATACCGGACACGGCGACCGGCTGACGGCCCCGCCCCCCCCCGCGGGACCGGGCCGGGACCGCCCGGCCCGCCCCGTCCGCGGCGCGTGAACCCTCCAGTCGTTCGATCTGTGACTGTTCTCACCACCCAGGTGTGAGCTGCGATTTAGGAGGCCGCGTTCCGCGGGGATAACCTGCGAGGCGGACATGCCGCGTGCCGGTCTCCGTGTGCGCCTCCCTTGTGACGATCGCAGTCACGTTGCCCTCCGCGGCACGCCCACGCCTACTAGGAACCGCGATCATCAGAAAAGGGACGGACGCGCGTGGACCTGTTCGAGTACCAGGCGAGGGACCTCTTCGCCAAGCACGGTGTACCGGTGCTGGCCGGTGAAGTCATCGACACGCCTGACGCGGCGCGCGCGGCGACCGAGCGGCTGGGCGGCAAGTCCGTCGTCAAGGCCCAGGTCAAGGTCGGCGGCCGGGGCAAGGCCGGTGGTGTCAAGCTCGCCACCAGCCCGGACGACGCGGTCGAGAAGGCCGGTCAGATCCTCGGTCTGGACATCAAGGGCCACACGGTCCACAAGGTGATGATCGCGGAGACCGCGCCGGAGATCGCCGAGGAGTACTACGTCTCGTACCTCCTCGACCGCACCAACCGCACCTTCCTGGCCATGGCCTCCGTCGAGGGCGGCATGGACATCGAGGAGGTCGCGGCCACCAAGCCCGAGGCCCTCGCCAAGATCCCGGTCGACGCCAACGAGGGCGTCACCGCGGAGAAGGCCGCCGAGATCGTGGCCGCCGCGAAGTTCCCGGCCGAGGTCGCGGACCAGGTCGCCGACATCCTGGTGACCCTCTGGAAGACCTTCGTCGCCGAGGACGCGCTCCTCGTCGAGGTCAACCCGCTCGCCAAGGTCGCCGACGGCCGGGTGCTGGCCCTGGACGGCAAGGTGTCCCTCGACGCCAACGCCGACTTCCGCCAGCCGGAGCACGAGGCGCTGGAGGACAAGGACGCGGCCAACCCGCTGGAGGCCGCCGCCAAGGCCAAGAACCTCAACTACGTCAAGCTCGACGGCGAGGTCGGCATCATCGGCAACGGCGCCGGTCTGGTCATGTCGACCCTGGACGTCGTCGCCTACGCGGGCGAGTCCCACAACGGCGTCAAGCCGGCCAACTTCCTGGACATCGGCGGCGGTGCCTCCGCCGAGGTCATGGCGAACGGCCTGGAGATCATCCTCGGCGACCCGGACGTCAAGTCCGTGTTCGTCAACGTCTTCGGCGGCATCACCGCCTGTGACGAGGTCGCCAACGGCATCGTCCAGGCGCTGGAGCTGCTCAAGGCCAAGGGCGAGGACGTCACCAAGCCGCTGGTGGTCCGCCTCGACGGCAACAACGCGGAGCTGGGGCGCAAGATCCTCTCCGACGCCAACCACCCGCTGGTGCAGCGCGTGGACACGATGGACGGCGCGGCCGACAAGGCCGCCGAGCTGGCCGCGGCCGCGAAGTAAGGGACGAGGTACACCACCACCATGGCTATCTTCCTGACCAAGGACAGCAAGGTCATCGTCCAGGGCATGACCGGTGCCACGGGCATGAAGCACACCCGGCTGATGCTCGGTGACGGCACCAACATCGTCGGCGGCGTGAACCCCCGCAAGGCCGGTACGACCGTCGACTTCGACGGCACCTCCGTACCCGTCTTCGGCACGGTCGCCGAGGCGATGAAGGAGACCGGCGCCGACGTCTCGGTCCTCTTCGTGCCCCCGGCCTTCGCCAAGGCCGCCGTGGTCGAGGCGATCGACGCCGAGATCCCGCTCGCCGTCGTGATCACCGAGGGCATCGCGGTCCACGACTCCGCCGCCTTCTGGGCGTACGCGGTCTCCAAGGGCAACAAGACCCGGATCATCGGCCCGAACTGCCCCGGCCTGATCACCCCCGGCCAGTCCAACGCGGGCATCATCCCGGGCGACATCACCAAGCCCGGCAAGATCGGCCTGGTCTCCAAGTCCGGCACGCTGACCTACCAGATGATGTACGAGCTGCGCGACATCGGCTTCACGTCGGCGGTCGGCATCGGCGGCGACCCGGTCATCGGCACCACGCACATCGACGCCCTGGCG
Encoded proteins:
- a CDS encoding vWA domain-containing protein — encoded protein: MTTDTTTTGPETGPAADAGAGAGSEAAAERLRRWRLVLGGGSADGTGCALTGRDQAMDATLAALYGSGDGSAGGRRGSGRGAGLGASAPSVARWLGDIRTYFPTSVVQVMQRDAIDRLDLSALLLEPEMLEAVEADVHLVGTLLSLNRAMPETTKETARAVVRKVVEKLEKQLATRTRSTLTGALDRSARISRPRHRDIDWDRTIRANLKNYLPEYRTVVPERLVGYGRASRAVKKEVVLCIDQSGSMAASVVYASVFGAVLASMRSLATRLVVFDTAVVDLTDQLDDPVDVLFGTRLGGGTDINRALAYCQERITRPADTVVVLISDLYEGGIRDEMLKRVAAMKAAGVQFVALLALSDEGAPAYDREHAAALAELGAPAFACTPDLFPDIMAAAVERRPLPIPDTATG
- the sucC gene encoding ADP-forming succinate--CoA ligase subunit beta, with translation MDLFEYQARDLFAKHGVPVLAGEVIDTPDAARAATERLGGKSVVKAQVKVGGRGKAGGVKLATSPDDAVEKAGQILGLDIKGHTVHKVMIAETAPEIAEEYYVSYLLDRTNRTFLAMASVEGGMDIEEVAATKPEALAKIPVDANEGVTAEKAAEIVAAAKFPAEVADQVADILVTLWKTFVAEDALLVEVNPLAKVADGRVLALDGKVSLDANADFRQPEHEALEDKDAANPLEAAAKAKNLNYVKLDGEVGIIGNGAGLVMSTLDVVAYAGESHNGVKPANFLDIGGGASAEVMANGLEIILGDPDVKSVFVNVFGGITACDEVANGIVQALELLKAKGEDVTKPLVVRLDGNNAELGRKILSDANHPLVQRVDTMDGAADKAAELAAAAK
- the sucD gene encoding succinate--CoA ligase subunit alpha, whose translation is MAIFLTKDSKVIVQGMTGATGMKHTRLMLGDGTNIVGGVNPRKAGTTVDFDGTSVPVFGTVAEAMKETGADVSVLFVPPAFAKAAVVEAIDAEIPLAVVITEGIAVHDSAAFWAYAVSKGNKTRIIGPNCPGLITPGQSNAGIIPGDITKPGKIGLVSKSGTLTYQMMYELRDIGFTSAVGIGGDPVIGTTHIDALAAFEADPETELIVMIGEIGGDAEERAADFIKENVTKPVVGYVAGFTAPEGKTMGHAGAIVSGSSGTAQAKKEALEAAGVQVGKTPTETAKLARAILSA